The following proteins come from a genomic window of Drosophila sulfurigaster albostrigata strain 15112-1811.04 chromosome X, ASM2355843v2, whole genome shotgun sequence:
- the LOC133847756 gene encoding E3 ubiquitin-protein ligase UBR1 isoform X2, with the protein MDRYDMDDVVVAPPPEHDDGSYPLKEWRLKHQAGTLTRNDLIDYFKKESPKYFEFQNDMETDDSNAPTLKCMFKESLAKEEIIDVMVEFMLGDNPATALEKLQLEGNTATVCGKVFKNGEPTYSCRECGVDPTCVLCVNCFKRSAHRFHKYKMSSSGGGGCCDCGDDEAWKRDQYCELHLANRKNPLESKIITNAVLERAEVCFSAILAFCVNYLQIEPNASLQCLDGELDGANFCTVLYNDESHTFDQVIQTLTKIAKCRHKDAMEIVAAIDREGRAVVKCDTFKECNDLKTAIENQMIPPSGMLTNPRHSQSLRTSVLNINSVACQQFALQLLSWFQEFLVRHYLFRKRFAQLVQQKNESFCIRLILEYDVKLWKTARTCWHRLLISGMLMEYENKMVLAQEFSRRYATIVQDFISDDHDHSFSIVSLSVQLFTVPSIAHHLIAQESILYKLLHTFYHVAIEKFIHNRRLHFSKNIASMAFFKRANYILYDLRYLLSLKPEVLSNKLRNGFIEGCKALMPVLNVMQGMESITRQMGQHMDYEPEWECAFNLHIKLASTISQVIEWAASDVTLLRKLYKKTVQALLSNNFIVGNEKVEPKTVAGHVADCLIYDVSTHPVSIHLPLSRFYAGIYLHLGAHDLTYDSLQAETEALNIKLTPREIIEPVLCTQAMIAQVAAGMWRRNGYSLLHQLYFYRNVRCRVEMLDRDIVCLQIGASLMESNEFLIHMLNKFNMIAWAQPNYEAELAQSTVDDEFMRQLSMTDEFLELLIVIIGERWMPGVSLVTEEDRLRKEIIQLLCIKSHSHSELSRALPDGNGGSNDSIIEDVINTVAVFKKPVGAESKGVYELKEHLYEDFNVYFYHYTKEDKSKAEELQRERRKNKNELVCCPPPMLPQLTPAFKSMANILQCNVFLSITTMIMDRALDAHSRSFTESHLQKVLHLLGFAIQEELSEYYPFLSFYERSQKYGVLEKLDELARCPRLEAHRDFVLWTIRRFKELQAKQAPNVSASTSSAASTSAGTSVETAQSDYQPLTSEQQARLEKEARSRLAAERRAKIMAQMQNAQKSFMKSNAEMFASTATEEGAAAAAVATTSKSATESVMDWDDIPEQVEELGAAALIPEPAKTVACLGERRCASEIGDNSFKCILCFEDCCVSSSGSPLVSSAFLQTSRVIYSAPNVGGLKSALHVSCCGHVMHYNCWKEYYSSEETKELRRPQRNRVSLTQAQNVEFHCPYCRTLSNTVLPVSEALAKFSSPLTGAGAGASSENVLPLDGYVELMRTLASELAYIEHSWPATAAATAAATSTTAASTSAASPSSALSPSSAAVAAGAGAGASPSLASSSSATSSSSPWSPWSPSYSKSSSKSSLMVSEWLNNIYPRSADILRKSNIIGDLMQFERSAQVVDKPLMHPNWIEMMGSFHKAMRNATQSQLQGQASKDSSSIAADVELDTVSLLWNTCSYTLQALEVYLYAIQKPLKAELPMRHQSCASNLVRACALYSSTLTVPQLRSQSQQGAKLLDTIFNQKGPSVLEWDCFRMLVQLNFMVPNLLVCSDASKAIVASGSMFDFYTLQTCFLANMTKAVICFDYDKEMAKHNDADVEDLLQQSTSTAAPAITMLQYVEQLPAKIKHNLAIFYIKNNMAARVRQFERDGRQREEYEEMELEMSGEDGGATTSTSATTLAGDCTPKHLAMLLEYVKRQQSSFLRCACLFYRCMTDVDFPDTFPTDQPDRFDLMCQYLGLEPQLGVYFDMESVYATMMQSFASHPYIRTELFERSVSKRQGNAPSSSSASSSEKESIALVPCQRPLPHLVTLYEDYSDLINSVSDIFCPNNEREEMKTPTMCLICGTILCGHSYCCQPELGKTNVGACTHHAHDCGAEVGIFLRIRDCQVVYLGRGKGCFVQPPYLDEYGETDQGLRRGNPLRLCKAAYDRIFLQWLGHNLHEEIARLNENASVAVTQWHHM; encoded by the exons ATGGATCGCTACGATATggacgatgttgttgttgcgccaCCGCCCGAACACGACGATGGCAGTTATCCATTAAAGGAATGGCGCCTCAAGCATCAGGCTGGCACATTGACACGCAACGATTTAATCGACTACTTCAAAAAGGAATCGCCAAAGTATTTCGAATTTCAAAATGACATGGAAACAG ACGATTCAAATGCACCAACTT tgAAATGCATGTTCAAGGAGTCACTGGCCAAGGAGGAGATCATCGATGTTATGGTCGAGTTCATGCTCGGCGATAATCCGGCTACAGCGCTCGAGAAGCTGCAGCTCGAGGGCAACACGGCCACCGTGTGTGGCAAGGTGTTCAAGAATGGTGAACCCACCTACAGTTGTCGCGAGTGTGGCGTCGATCCCacttgtgtgctgtgtgtcaATTGCTTTAAGCGTTCGGCACATCGCTTTCACAAGTATAAAATGTCCAGTTCCGGCGGTGGTGGATGCTGTGATTGTGGCGACGACGAGGCCTGGAAGCGTGATCAATACTGTGAACTGCATTTG GCAAATCGCAAGAATCCACTGGAAAGTAAGATCATAACAAACGCTGTGCTGGAACGTGCCGAGGTCTGTTTCAGTGCGATTCTGGCATTCTGTGTTAACTATCTGCAAATCGAACCGAATGCCAGTCTCCAGTGCCTCGATGGCGAACTGGATGGTGCCAATTTCTGTACGGTTCTGTATAACGATGAGTCGCACACGTTCGATCAGGTCATACAGACGCTGACAAAGATTGCCAAGTGCCGTCACAAGGATGCCATGGAGATTGTGGCCGCGATTGATCGCGAGGGTCGCGCCGTTGTCAAGTGTGATACGTTCAAGGAGTGCAACGACCTCAAGACGGCCATCGAGAATCAAATGATACCGCCATCCGGTATGCTGACGAATCCCCGGCATAGCCAATCGTTGCGCACATCGGTGCTGAACATCAATTCGGTGGCATGCCAGCAGTTTGCCCTGCAATTGCTCAGCTGGTTCCAGGAGTTCCTCGTCCGTCATTATCTATTTCGCAAGCGATTCGCCCAGCTGGTGCAGCAGAAGAACGAATCGTTTTGCATACGGCTGATACTCGAGTACGATGTGAAACTGTGGAAGACGGCACGCACCTGCTGGCATCGTTTGCTCATCTCCGGCATGCTCATGGAGTACGAGAACAAAATGGTCCTCGCCCAGGAGTTCTCGCGACGCTATGCGACCATTGTCCAGGACTTTATCAGCGATGATCACGATCATTCGTTCTCGATTGTATCGCTCAGCGTGCAGCTCTTCACCGTGCCCAGCATTGCCCATCATCTGATCGCCCAGGAGAGCATTCTGTATAAGCTGCTGCACACGTTCTATCACGTGGCCATCGAGAAGTTCATACACAATCGCCGGCTACACTTTAGCAAGAACATTGCCAGCATGGCGTTCTTCAAGCGAGCCAATTACATACTCTACGATCTGCGTTATCTGCTCAGCCTGAAGCCGGAAGTGCTCAGCAACAAGTTGCGAAACGGTTTCATCGAAG GCTGCAAGGCGCTGATGCCGGTGCTGAATGTGATGCAGGGCATGGAGTCGATAACACGCCAGATGGGCCAGCATATGGACTACGAGCCGGAATGGGAGTGCGCCTTCAATTTGCACATTAAGCTCGCCTCGACCATATCGCAGGTGATCGAGTGGGCGGCCAGCGATGTGACGCTGCTGCGCAAGCTCTACAAGAAGACGGTCCAAGCGCTGCTCAGCAACAATTTCATCGTGGGCAACGAGAAGGTCGAACCAAAGACCGTTGCCGGCCATGTGGCCGACTGTCTCATCTACGATGTGTCAACGCATCCCGTCTCGATACATTTGCCACTGTCGCGCTTCTATGCGGGCATCTATCTGCATCTGGGTGCCCACGATCTGACCTACGACAGTCTGCAGGCGGAAACTGAGGCGCTGAACATAAAGCTGACGCCGCGCGAGATTATTGAGCCGGTGCTCTGCACACAGGCGATGATTGCACAGGTCGCCGCTGGCATGTGGCGTCGCAATGGCTACTCGCTGCTGCATCAGTTGTATTTCTATCGCAATGTGCGGTGTCGCGTCGAGATGCTGGACAGAGATATTGTTTGCCTGCAGATTGGCGCCTCGCTGATGGAGAGCAACGAGTTTCTCATACACATGCTGAACAAATTCAATATGATCGCCTGGGCACAGCCCAACTATGAGGCGGAGTTGGCACAATCGACGGTCGACGATGAGTTTATGCGTCAGCTGTCCATGACCGATGAGTTCCTTGAGCTGCTGATTGTCATCATTGGCGAACGCTGGATGCCCGGCGTTTCGCTCGTCACCGAGGAGGATCGTCTGCGCAAGGAGATCATTCAGCTGCTCTGCATCAAGTCGCATTCACACTCGGAGCTATCGCGTGCCTTGCCCGATGGCAACGGCGGCAGCAATGACAGCATCATCGAGGATGTCATCAATACGGTCGCCGTGTTCAAGAAGCCCGTTGGGGCCGAGAGCAAGGGCGTCTACGAGCTGAAGGAGCATCTGTATGAGGACTTCAATGTCTACTTCTATCATTACACCAAGGAGGACAAGTCCAAGGCCGAGGAGTTGCAACGCGAACGTCGCAAGAACAAGAACGAACTCGTCTGTTGCCCGCCGCCAATGCTGCCACAACTAACACCGGCATTCAA ATCCATGGCGAACATCCTGCAGTGCAATGTGTTCCTGAGCATCACCACCATGATCATGGATCGTGCATTGGACGCTCACAGTCGCTCCTTTACCGAAAGTCACCTGCAAAAG GTGCTGCATCTGCTGGGCTTTGCCATTCAGGAGGAGCTCAGCGAGTACTATCCGTTCCTTAGTTTTTACGAGAGATCACAAAAATACGGTGTGCTGGAAAAACTGGATGAGTTGGCGCGTTGCCCACGC TTGGAGGCGCATCGCGACTTTGTGCTGTGGACGATCAGGCGATTCAAGGAACTGCAGGCTAAGCAAGCGCCCAATGTGAGCGCCAGCACATCATCGGCAGCGAGCACCTCGGCGGGCACATCGGTGGAGACAGCGCAGAGCGACTATCAGCCACTCACCTCGGAGCAGCAGGCACGCCTTGAGAAGGAGGCGCGTTCACGCTTGGCCGCCGAGCGTCGGGCCAAGATCATGGCTCAAATGCAGAATGCCCAAAAGTCGTTTATGAAATCGAATGCCGAAATGTTTGCCAGCACCGCCACCGAAGaaggcgctgctgctgctgcagtcgccACCACCAGCAAGTCTGCAACGGAATCGGTGATGGACTGGGATGATATACCCGAGCAAGTGGAGGAGCTGGGCGCTGCCGCTTTAATACCCGAGCCAGCCAAGACGGTGGCGTGTTTGGGTGAACGACGCTGCGCCTCCGAGATCGGTGACAATAGCTTCAAGTGCATACTGTGCTTTGAGGATTGCTGTGTGAGCAGCAGTGGATCGCCGTTGGTTAGCTCGGCTTTTCTGCAGACATCGCGGGTGATTTACTCGGCGCCCAACGTCGGTGGACTGAAGTCGGCGTTGCATGTGAGCTGCTGCGGTCATGTGATGCACTACAATTGCTGGAAGGAGTACTACAGCAGCGAGGAGACCAAGGAGCTGCGTCGGCCGCAGCGCAATCGTGTCTCGCTCACCCAGGCACAGAACGTGGAGTTCCATTGTCCCTATTGTCGCACTCTCAGCAACACTGTGCTGCCGGTCAGCGAGGCGTTGGCCAAGTTCTCGTCACCCCTAACGGGAGCAGGAGCGGGAGCCAGTTCAGAGAATGTGTTGCCCCTGGATGGCTATGTGGAACTCATGCGCACCTTGGCTAGCGAGCTGGCCTACATCGAGCACAGttggccagcaacagcagcagcaacagccgcagcaacatcaacaacagcagcatcaacatcagcagcatcacCATCGTCAGCGTTGTCACCGTCgtcagcagcagtagcagcaggagcaggagcaggagcatcGCCATCGTTAGCATCATCGTCGTCggcaacgtcgtcgtcgtccccGTGGTCCCCATGGTCGCCGTCATATTCTAAGTCATCGTCTAAGTCATCGTTGATGGTCAGCGAGTGGCTGAACAACATCTATCCCCGCAGCGCCGACATTCTGCGCAAATCGAACATCATTGGCGATCTGATGCAATTCGAACGCAGCGCCCAGGTCGTGGACAAGCCATTGATGCATCCCAACTGGATCGAGATGATGGGCTCCTTTCACAAGGCCATGCGCAATGCCACCCAAAGTCAGCTGCAGGGACAGGCGAGCAAGGATTCGTCGTCCATAGCTGCCGATGTCGAACTGGATACGGTGTCGCTGCTGTGGAACACTTGCAGCTATACATTGCAAGCCCTGGAAGTGTATCTGTATGCCATACAGAAGCCGCTCAAGGCAGAGCTGCCGATGCGGCATCAAAGCTGCGCCAGCAATCTGGTTCGCGCCTGTGCTCTCTACTCGTCGACGTTGACGGTGCCGCAGTTGCGCAGCCAGAGTCAACAGGGCGCCAAGCTGCTGGACACGATCTTCAATCAGAAGGGACCCAGCGTCCTTGAGTGGGATTGCTTCCGCATGCTCGTTCAGCTGAATTTCATGGTGCCCAATCTGCTGGTCTGTTCCGATG CTTCGAAGGCGATCGTAGCTAGTGGCAGCATGTTTGATTTCTACACACTGCAAACGTGTTTCCTGGCCAACATGACCAAGGCGGTGATTTGCTTTGACTACGACAAGGAGATGGCCAAGCACAATGACGCCGATGTCGAGGATCTGCTGCAGCAATCAACATCGACAGCGGCGCCAGCGATAACAATGCTGCAGTATGTGGAACAGCTGCCGGCGAAAATCAAGCACAACCTGGCCATATTCTACATCAAGAACAATATGGCAGCGCGTGTTCGTCAATTCGAGCGCGACGGACGCCAGCGTGAGGAGTACGAGGAGATGGAGCTGGAAATGAGCGGCGAGGATGGTGGGGcgacaacgtcaacgtcagcaACAACGCTTGCCGGCGATTGCACGCCAAAGCATCTGGCGATGCTGCTCGAGTATGTGAAGCGGCAGCAGAGCTCGTTCCTGCGTTGTGCTTGCCTCTTCTATCGCTGCATGACCGATGTCGATTTCCCCGACACGTTTCCCACCGATCAGCCGGATCGGTTTGATTTGATGTGCCAGTATCTGGGACTGGAGCCCCAGTTGGGCGTATACTTTGACATGGAGTCGGTGTATGCCACCATGATGCAGAGCTTTGCCTCGCATCCATACATTCGAACCGAGCTGTTCGAGCGTAGCGTTAGCAAACGTCAGGGTAACGccccatcgtcgtcgtcggcgtcgtcgtcaGAAAAGGAGTCGATAGCGTTAGTGCCGTGCCAGCGGCCGTTGCCGCATCTGGTCACACTGTACGAGGACTACAGTGATCTCATCAACAGCGTCTCGGACATCTTTTGTCCGAACAACGAGCGCGAGGAGATGAAAACACCAACGATGTGCCTGATATGCGGCACCATTCTCTGTGGCCATTCGTACTGCTGCCAACCGGAGCTGGGCAAAACGAATGTGGGCGCGTGCACGCACCACGCCCACGACTGTGGCGCCGAGGTGGGCATCTTTTTGCGCATACGCGACTGTCAGGTGGTCTATCTGGGCCGTGGCAAGGGATGCTTTGTGCAGCCACCGTATCTGGATGAGTACGGCGAGACGGATCAGGGCCTGAGGCGTGGCAATCCGCTGCGACTGTGCAAGGCCGCCTACGATCGCATCTTTCTGCAGTGGCTCGGACACAATCTGCACGAGGAGATTGCGCGTCTCAATGAGAATGCGAGCGTCGCCGTCACGCAGTGGCATCACATGTAG